AGAAAATCTATTAAAGAATATAATCTTAAAGGATTAAAATTATTTCCTTCTATACAAGGATATAAAATAAATCATGAAATTGTTTATCCCTTAATGGAAGAAACAAAAAAATTAAAAATACCTGTTTTTATTTCTTCAGGATATCCCCCATCAACTCCTTTACAAATTGCTGATTTAGCTGAAGTTTTCCCAGAAATCAATATTATTATGGGTCATAGTGGTTTCACAACTTTTTGGCTCGAACTTCTTCCAGCAATGAAAAGATGTGAAAATTTATATGGAGAGCTTTCATGTCAAACAAATGTAAGAGCTTTAAAAGAAGCTATAGAAAAAATTGGAGCTGAAAGATTTCTTTATGGTTCATCCTTACCCTTTTCTCATCCCATTATTGAAATTGAAAAAATAAAACTTTTAAATCTATCTAAAGAAGAAGAAGAAAAAATTCTTTGGGAAAATGCATTTAAATTGCTTAATATAAAAGAGTGATAATAATGCGTATAATAGATTCTCATGGTCATTATATGGCACTTCCATATTTTAGGAAGACTATAGAAGAAGAATTAATTGTTATTATGGACGGTCTTAAAATAGATATGCTTGTTTTAACACCTTTCGAGGGTTTATATAAAAATTCTAAGGAAGATCATGATAGAATTTATAATGCTTATAAAAAATTTCCAAATAGATTTATTCCATTTGCAACAGCGAATCCATATAATGGAATGGAAGCTTTAAAAGAAATTGAAAGAACTTTTAAAATGATGAATTTTAAAGGATTAAAGCTTCATCCAATTGTTCAAGCTTTTTCTCCGATTAATCCGATAGTTTATCCATTTATAGAGAAAGCAATAGAATATAATGTCCCAATATTGTTTCATACAGGTGATCCAGTTTATGGTATGCCATTTCAATTATGTGAATTAGCTAGAGAATATCAAAAAGCTACATTTATTATGGGACATATGGGGCTTGGAGAATATTGGTATGATGCAATAAGATCTGCTAAGAAAACAGATAATATATATTTAGATACTACTGGATGTAGATATAAAATAGCTATTGAAAAAGCTATTAAAGAAATTGGAGCTGATAGGATATTATATGGTTCAGATATGCCCTTTTTATCAACAGAATTAGAATTAAAAAAGGTTCTATCGCTTAATATTTCTAATAAAGAATTGGAATTGATTCTTTATGAAAATGCTGCTAAAATATTTAAAATAAAAATTTAAATTACTTCTTAAATTTTTTTACTTCTTCTAAATTAACTACATATTTAGGTACTTTTCCTTGTGATATTAATCTAATATTTTCAACGATAGTTTTTATAGTTCTTTCATAAGCTTCTTGTGTTAACCCTCCTACATGTGGTGTTGTTAGAACATTAAGAAGATTGTAAATTTCTTCCTTAGGATTGGCTGGTTCTTCCCAAAAAACATCTAATGCAGCACCAGCAATCCACCCTTCTTTTAATGCTTTCTCAAGAGCATCTTTATCAACTATTGCTCCACGTGAAATATTTATAAAATATGCTGTTCTCTTCATTATTGAAAAATGTTCTAAAGAAATAAAGTTTCTTGTTTCTTCTGTTAATGGTAAAGAAACAACTATATAATCTGCTCTAGGTAACAATTCTTGAAGTTTTTCATTTGTATAAACTTCATCGACGTATTCTACTTTTTCAATTTTTCTTTTAATTCCTATAACATACATATCTAATCCTTTAGCCATTTTTGCTAATGATTTTCCTATATTTCCTAAACCAATTATAAGCAATGTTTTTCCAGATAATTCATTACCCATCGGGCTAAACCATTTCCTTTCTTTAAAACATTCTTGAGCAATTTTATATTTTCTTGAAAGCATAAGCATAAACATTAATGCTAATTCAGCTACAGAAGTACTATTTACAGAAGCAATTGCAACATATATTCCATTTCGTGAAGCAGCATTTATATCTATTGTTTCAAGTCCAACTCCAAATTGTTGTATAAGAGTAAGTTTATGAGCATTTATTAAAACTTCTTCATCAACTTTTTGAGAAATCGGAATTAATACATCAATATCGCTTACTTGATTTTTTAAATTAATATTTCTATCAAATGCTATAAGATCGAATAAGTTATCTTTATATTTAGACAAATACTCATATGCTAAACTGTCTTTTTCAATACATATTAAAACTTTAATTTTTCCAATCATAATATTTCTTATAAATACATTAAAGATGTTTTATTCTTCTTTTATATTTTTCAATCCATTTCTTATTTGCTTCATCTCCTCCAGGAATGTTTCCACTAGTCCATATTGGTGGTTCTATTCCTTTTTCAACTAATTTTTCTACTGTTCTTGCAACTATAGAATTTACTATGAATGCATTTATAATAGTCGATACTGGTGCAACTTTCTGTTTTATCCCTTCTATTTCTAATACTGCATCTCCAAACGGCATGTAACCATTTATTACGATATCTGCAATTTCAAATAAATTTTTCTTACTTGGATGTCTTGCAGGATGATCCAATGGAACTTTCTTAGAAAATTCAGGAGAAGTTATTGCGATAACTATTAAACCAAGCTTTTTAGCTTCTAAAGCAGTATCTATAGTAGCACTATTAATTCCATATTGATTTGCAACAATCATTATATCTCCTTCTTTTAAATCATAATTTTTTAATATTGATTGAGCATATCCTGGAGTTCTTTCAACTAATGTTGATCTTATAGCTCCAAATGCTAAATTAACTCCTGGGTCTAATATTGAATTTATTGGAACTAAACCACCTGACCTATAGAACATTTCTTCAGCAGCAATATTAGAATGCCCACCAGTTCCAAAAACATGAATCATTTTATTTTCAATGATTGCTTTAGAAATAGCTTCAGCTGCTTTTTCAATATTTTCTTTCTCATTATTCCTTATCTTTTCTAATGTTTCACATACTTTTTCAAAATATTTATCTATAATGTCCATATTATCCACCTTAATTAATGTTATTAAAAATATTAAAATATAAAAACTTTAACCTGAAATTTAGAATATTTTATTTCTTAAAATTTATTATCTTTTTAAAGCAAGAGTAACTAATCCTCTCATGTAATGTTCACTTAACATGATGAAAAGTATTATCGTTGGTAATGATCCTATAACTGATGCTGCTGATGCTATCCCCCAATCCACACCCATTAATCCAGTTATATACGTTGCAATTCCTAAAGGAACAGTGGCCATTTCAGATGTTGAAACCATAACCAATGGTATTGTAAATTCATTCCATGAGTTAATAAATTCTGTTAAAGCTACTACTATTAAAGCTGGTTTTGCTATTGGTAAATAAATTTTTGTAATAACATTCCATTCAGAACATCCATCAAGTAAAGCACTTTCACGATAATCAATCGGTATACTTATAAAGAATTGCCTCATTAAAAATACTGAAAATGGAGTTCCAAGCATAGCAAAAATAATACCAAAATAAGTATTTGTTAGATTCATTTTAGCAAATAAAATATATAATGGGACTAACCTAATAAATCCAGGTATAGACATGGATAAAAGTGTTAAAGCAAATAGATTATTTGAAAAAGGGGGTTTTTGAGAAAGCGCATAGCCTGCGGCAGAAACTATTAATACATTTAATATTGTTACAGAAGTGGATATTATAATACTATTTAACATCCATCTTAAAAAAAATCCCCCACTAACTAATGTAATATAATTCCAAAGATTTATTGGTGCAAAATAATCAGTAATAGCTACGATATAAGTTTTTATAGTGGATAATCGAATTAAATAAAAAAGTGGGACGCATATCAATATAGATAAAACGATAAGTAAAAAATAAATTAAAATATTTACTACTTTTTCACTTTCCATTTAAGTTCCACCTAACAACTTCTTTTGAATGATATATATAGTTATAACTAATAAGAAAAATATGGTTAATATGCTACATGTATAACCAAATTTATAATTTATCCAACCAACTTGATATGCATACCAAAGTAAATTAGTTGATGCATATCCGGGCCCACCAGCACTTATTATAAATATTGATGTAAATAAAAATAAAGCATAAATAATAAGCATAAATGTCACTAAAAATATTACTGGTTTTAGAAGTGGTAATGTGATATGAAAAAATGTTTGTCTACTTTTCGCCCCATCAATCTTAGCTGCTTCATAATATTCCTTAGGTATACTAAGCAAGCCGCTTAAGAATATTAATGAGAAATAACCTATGTCCCTCCATACATGAGAAAGTGATATACTTAAAATAACATATTCCTTAGATAAAAAATTTATATTTTTATGGAAAAGCTTAAGACATATGTCGCTTAAAAATCCTATTGATGGCATATACATTGCACGCCAAATCGCTGAACTAATAACATAAGAAATTATATAAGGGATTATTAATATGATCATAAATATTCTTCTAAATTTCCTAATCTTTAATAACATTTCAGCTATTATTAAAGAAATAATGAAGATACTTGGTAACATTGCTAATATATAAAAAAGAGAATTTTTAAATGCAATCCAAAAAATATTATCTTGAGCTAAAGCTTCATAATTTTTAAATCCAATAAATTCGGGTGTTGATACTATAAGATATTCAAGCTTAAAGAAACTTAATATAATTGTTAAAATCATTGGCCCTATATAAAAGAAAAAAAGGAAAAAAATATAAGGGGAAAGTAGAATATATTGTTCTTTATACCCTTTAAAGCTTTTTAATTTCATTAGCCTTTGATTGCCTCCAAGGCTCTTTTTTGCATATCTTTGACTGCTTGTTCTGGTGTTTTTTCTCCTATTAGAACCAAATGCATTTCTTCATTATATATTGCTGTTATTGCAGCATGATAAGGAAATGGTTTTGGCCTATGAGCATTAGCTCTAAATTTTAGAATTAAATTTAAGAAATCTTCTCCTGCTGTACCTTTAACAACTTCTCTTAACATATCGTAATATGGACCTTTCATTACAGGCTCTCTTTTTACAGATTTAACAATCCATTCTTGCCCTTTTGGACTTATAAAGTATTTTATTAATTTTTTAGCAGCATCTTGTTTTTCTGGAGGACAAGTTTTGAACATAGCTAAGCCTCCCGGTTCCCACCATATTTCCACTTTACCTGTGGGTCCGATAGGTTGAGTAACTACTTTGAAATGCAAATTAGGATAATTTTTAGGCCATAGATCAGATACGTATGGTAAAGTTGTTGCATATATGTGTATTCCTTGCCTACCAGCAGGCCAATATTCAGAAATCTCTGGAGTGATGGATTCAAATCCAGGCGGCATGTAAGGTTTCAAACTAGCTATAAACTTTACAGCTTCTAGTACTTGAGGTGAGTCGAGAATTGGATTGCCATTTTCATCAAATACTTCTCCCCCAAAAATATGTACCCAACTTAAGAAAACACCAGTAGCCCTAGTATTACCTGGGTATACATATCCCCAAGTATCTATAACTCCATCTTTATCTCTGTCTAATCTGAGTTTATCAAGTAAATAAAGAAAATCATTCAAAGTCCATTCTCCACTTGCCATTTTATCTATCATTTCATCTGGTATACCAGCTTCTTTAAATAAATCTACATTTATAACCGCCAAAGAACTAGCACCATAAAATGGTATCCAATAATAATGTCCACCTTTAACATAAAAATCTAGTGTGCCTTCAGGGTCTATAAGGTCTCCACGAATTTCTTTAGCTAAATCGTCTAATGGAAGAAAGCCACCAAGATGCTGTATTGAAGCATAACGATCGCCTGTAACCATAGTTACATCAGGCCCCTTACCTGCAGCTAAAGCTGCTTTTAGTTTATCTACAAGTTCAGCCCATGGAACAACCAAATATGATACTTTTATATTAGTTTCTTTTTCAAAATCGCTTAATAATTTAGTTAGATCTTCTTCAATTCCTACTTTGACGGGACAAAACCATAATTCCAATTCTATCTTAGGCTTAGGCATTAAGTAATAATATGAAATGCCTGCTAGTGCAACAACTATTATTACAATGACAATTATTATTGCTTGAATTTTGGTTATTGATTTTCTATTCATTTCTCCCACCTTTTTTAGTCAAGTAATTATAAATCAAAAAAATATTTAAACTTTATACTTTTATTGACATATATTAAAAAATCAATGTGATTTTCTAATTTTTTCTACAATATCTCTATAATAATTAAAATTTTCTAGAGGCATTTCTGGAGGTATTCCACCAGCACTTCTTAGAATAAATCCCTCACTTCCAAGAGTTTTTACTACTTCAATAATGTGTTTACATAAATCATTTTTGGTCATCCTTCCGATATCTCTTGTAATTCCACCGACTAAGGTTATTTTATCTCCATAT
The Nitrososphaerota archaeon DNA segment above includes these coding regions:
- a CDS encoding sugar ABC transporter permease, encoding MILTIILSFFKLEYLIVSTPEFIGFKNYEALAQDNIFWIAFKNSLFYILAMLPSIFIISLIIAEMLLKIRKFRRIFMIILIIPYIISYVISSAIWRAMYMPSIGFLSDICLKLFHKNINFLSKEYVILSISLSHVWRDIGYFSLIFLSGLLSIPKEYYEAAKIDGAKSRQTFFHITLPLLKPVIFLVTFMLIIYALFLFTSIFIISAGGPGYASTNLLWYAYQVGWINYKFGYTCSILTIFFLLVITIYIIQKKLLGGT
- a CDS encoding sugar ABC transporter substrate-binding protein, whose product is MNRKSITKIQAIIIVIVIIVVALAGISYYYLMPKPKIELELWFCPVKVGIEEDLTKLLSDFEKETNIKVSYLVVPWAELVDKLKAALAAGKGPDVTMVTGDRYASIQHLGGFLPLDDLAKEIRGDLIDPEGTLDFYVKGGHYYWIPFYGASSLAVINVDLFKEAGIPDEMIDKMASGEWTLNDFLYLLDKLRLDRDKDGVIDTWGYVYPGNTRATGVFLSWVHIFGGEVFDENGNPILDSPQVLEAVKFIASLKPYMPPGFESITPEISEYWPAGRQGIHIYATTLPYVSDLWPKNYPNLHFKVVTQPIGPTGKVEIWWEPGGLAMFKTCPPEKQDAAKKLIKYFISPKGQEWIVKSVKREPVMKGPYYDMLREVVKGTAGEDFLNLILKFRANAHRPKPFPYHAAITAIYNEEMHLVLIGEKTPEQAVKDMQKRALEAIKG
- a CDS encoding amidohydrolase family protein codes for the protein MIIDINIEIGNGIEFKFSLEELIKIMNENNIDKAVVSPIRGRYYIDLFKEANKYIKDSISKYKNKLYGFATANPWFENEAKIELRKSIKEYNLKGLKLFPSIQGYKINHEIVYPLMEETKKLKIPVFISSGYPPSTPLQIADLAEVFPEINIIMGHSGFTTFWLELLPAMKRCENLYGELSCQTNVRALKEAIEKIGAERFLYGSSLPFSHPIIEIEKIKLLNLSKEEEEKILWENAFKLLNIKE
- a CDS encoding SIS domain-containing protein; this translates as MDIIDKYFEKVCETLEKIRNNEKENIEKAAEAISKAIIENKMIHVFGTGGHSNIAAEEMFYRSGGLVPINSILDPGVNLAFGAIRSTLVERTPGYAQSILKNYDLKEGDIMIVANQYGINSATIDTALEAKKLGLIVIAITSPEFSKKVPLDHPARHPSKKNLFEIADIVINGYMPFGDAVLEIEGIKQKVAPVSTIINAFIVNSIVARTVEKLVEKGIEPPIWTSGNIPGGDEANKKWIEKYKRRIKHL
- a CDS encoding carbohydrate ABC transporter permease, producing MESEKVVNILIYFLLIVLSILICVPLFYLIRLSTIKTYIVAITDYFAPINLWNYITLVSGGFFLRWMLNSIIISTSVTILNVLIVSAAGYALSQKPPFSNNLFALTLLSMSIPGFIRLVPLYILFAKMNLTNTYFGIIFAMLGTPFSVFLMRQFFISIPIDYRESALLDGCSEWNVITKIYLPIAKPALIVVALTEFINSWNEFTIPLVMVSTSEMATVPLGIATYITGLMGVDWGIASAASVIGSLPTIILFIMLSEHYMRGLVTLALKR
- a CDS encoding amidohydrolase family protein, with product MRIIDSHGHYMALPYFRKTIEEELIVIMDGLKIDMLVLTPFEGLYKNSKEDHDRIYNAYKKFPNRFIPFATANPYNGMEALKEIERTFKMMNFKGLKLHPIVQAFSPINPIVYPFIEKAIEYNVPILFHTGDPVYGMPFQLCELAREYQKATFIMGHMGLGEYWYDAIRSAKKTDNIYLDTTGCRYKIAIEKAIKEIGADRILYGSDMPFLSTELELKKVLSLNISNKELELILYENAAKIFKIKI
- a CDS encoding 2-hydroxyacid dehydrogenase, giving the protein MIGKIKVLICIEKDSLAYEYLSKYKDNLFDLIAFDRNINLKNQVSDIDVLIPISQKVDEEVLINAHKLTLIQQFGVGLETIDINAASRNGIYVAIASVNSTSVAELALMFMLMLSRKYKIAQECFKERKWFSPMGNELSGKTLLIIGLGNIGKSLAKMAKGLDMYVIGIKRKIEKVEYVDEVYTNEKLQELLPRADYIVVSLPLTEETRNFISLEHFSIMKRTAYFINISRGAIVDKDALEKALKEGWIAGAALDVFWEEPANPKEEIYNLLNVLTTPHVGGLTQEAYERTIKTIVENIRLISQGKVPKYVVNLEEVKKFKK